One Molothrus ater isolate BHLD 08-10-18 breed brown headed cowbird chromosome 13, BPBGC_Mater_1.1, whole genome shotgun sequence DNA window includes the following coding sequences:
- the SHC4 gene encoding SHC-transforming protein 4 isoform X1, which yields MRERSQQSLGGHVLYVGLFRHPGMLHRAKYSRFRNDSITSLDEGTQNTSLNIKGSSSSSHSSTPNLLTEDVSLGPQDTCTTLCTLIPRMANIKLANPSNLPGLKSFCLGTKEVPRIKLTECVTIPSSPTSPEISCLSASYPQPDLDKLVLTPKAAGDCAEEAAVGRQDRGLAQSNESTYSQEPGTTYSVRYMGCIEVLQSMRSLDFGTRTQVTREAISRLCEAVAGTNGAIKKRKPPVKFLSSVLGKSNLQFSGMNIKLTISTSSLTLINADTQQIIANHHMQSISFASGGDPDTTDYVAYVAKDPVNQRACHILECPNGMAQEVINTIGQAFELRFRQYLKNPSSLVTSNESEAANANGSAGNSQEREDHHEYYNEIPGKEPPTGGVLDMRVKVQTDPRAKCPVQCKKQYCSTGSPTFINIYENCPEENKTVGNCNERSQKTIKEATSLKPAYKADLFDDPCYINTQSLHSAACAARGAAAAQIPGSPLRQAKLPEPVQQSATSNTAGLCALPQIKQQLKNEDCYHGKLNRKAAESLLVNDGDFLVRESTTSPGQYVLSGLQGGQAKHLLLVDPEGKVRTKDHIFDSVGHLIQYHMENNLPIISSGSEVSLKQPVRKEGNMGHTQYHK from the exons ATGAGAGAACGCAGCCAGCAGAGCCTCGGTGGACACGTCCTGTATGTAGGGTTATTCAGACATCCAGGAATGCTGCACAGGGCTAAGTACAGCCGATTCAGGAATGATTCCATAACCTCCCTAGATGAAGGCACACAAAATACGTCTTTAAATATCAAAggttcttcctcctcttcccactcTTCAACACCCAATTTACTGACAGAAGATGTGTCCCTGGGGCCGCAGGACACCTGCACCACGCTGTGCACGCTGATCCCCCGGATGGCCAACATCAAACTTGCCAACCCATCCAATCTGCCGGGCCTGAAAAGCTTCTGCCTGGGAACCAAAGAGGTGCCACGAATTAAACTCACGGAGTGCGTTACCATCCCCAGCAGCCCGACCTCGCCTGAGATCAGCTGCCTGTCGGCCTCCTACCCCCAGCCCGACCTGGACAAGCTGGTCCTGAccccaaaggcagcaggtgACTGTGCtgaggaggctgctgtgggcaggcaggacaggggcCTGGCCCAGAGCAATGAGAGCACGTACAGCCAGGAGCCAGGAACCACCTACAGCGTGCGG TACATGGGCTGTATTGAGGTGCTGCAGTCAATGAGATCCCTGGACTTTGGCACACGAACACAAGTTACCAG ggAAGCAATAAGCCGACTGTGTGAAGCTGTGGCGGGTACAAATGGAGCTATAAAAAAGAGGAAG CCTCCAGTGAAGTTTCTGTCTTCTGTACTTGGCAAAAGTAACCTTCAGTTTTCTGGCATGAATATAAAGCTGACCATTTCAACAAGCAGCCTCACTTTGATTAATGCTGACACGCAGCAG ATTATTGCCAACCATCATATGCAGTccatctcatttgcttctggAGGTGACCCA GATACAACAGACTACGTGGCATATGTAGCAAAAGACCCTGTTAATCAGAGAG CATGCCACATCCTGGAATGTCCTAATGGGATGGCACAGGAGGTGATCAACACCATAGGCCAGGCTTTTGAGCTCCGGTTCAGACAGTACCTGAAGAACCCATCTAGCCTGGTTACATCTAATGAAAG tgaggcAGCAAATGCTAATGGATCAGCTGGGAATTCACAGGAGAGGGAGGATCATCATGAATATTACAACGAAATTCCAGGGAAGGAGCCTCCCACCGGCGGAGTGTTAGACATGCGAGTGAAGGTGCAGACAGACCCAAGGGCCAAGTGTCCTGTCCAGTGCAAAAAGCAGTATTGCTCA ACAGGCAGCCCAACCTTCATCAATATATATGAAAACTGtccagaagaaaacaaaactgtgg GTAATTGCAATGAGAGATCACAGAAGACAATAAAAGAGGCAACCTCATTGAAACCTGCCTACAAAGCAGATCTATTTGATGATCCATGTTACATCAACACCCAGTCCCTGCattctgcagcctgtgcagcccgaggtgcagcagcagcacagatccCTGGGAGCCCTCTGCGTCAGGCCA aGTTACCGGAACCTGTTCAGCAGAGTGCCACAAGCAACACAGCTGGtctctgtgctctgccacaAATAAAGCAACAGCTAAAGAATGAAGATTGTTACCATGGCAAATTgaacaggaaagcagcagagagcctCTTAGTCAACGACGGGGATTTTCTGGTACGAGAAAGCACAACGTCACCTGGTCAGTATGTCCTCAGTGgactgcagggagggcaggcaaAGCATCTACTCTTGGTGGATCCTGAGGGCAAG GTGAGAACCAAAGATCATATATTTGATAGTGTGGGTCATCTTATTCAGTATcacatggaaaataatttgcCAATCATCTCTTCTGGAAGTGAAGTGAGCTTGAAGCAGCCTGTAAGGAAAGAGGGTAATATGGGACATACACAGTATCACAAATAA
- the SHC4 gene encoding SHC-transforming protein 4 isoform X2: MRERSQQSLGGHVLYVGLFRHPGMLHRAKYSRFRNDSITSLDEGTQNTSLNIKGSSSSSHSSTPNLLTEDVSLGPQDTCTTLCTLIPRMANIKLANPSNLPGLKSFCLGTKEVPRIKLTECVTIPSSPTSPEISCLSASYPQPDLDKLVLTPKAAGDCAEEAAVGRQDRGLAQSNESTYSQEPGTTYSVRYMGCIEVLQSMRSLDFGTRTQVTREAISRLCEAVAGTNGAIKKRKPPVKFLSSVLGKSNLQFSGMNIKLTISTSSLTLINADTQQIIANHHMQSISFASGGDPDTTDYVAYVAKDPVNQRACHILECPNGMAQEVINTIGQAFELRFRQYLKNPSSLVTSNESEAANANGSAGNSQEREDHHEYYNEIPGKEPPTGGVLDMRVKVQTDPRAKCPVQCKKQYCSTGSPTFINIYENCPEENKTVELPEPVQQSATSNTAGLCALPQIKQQLKNEDCYHGKLNRKAAESLLVNDGDFLVRESTTSPGQYVLSGLQGGQAKHLLLVDPEGKVRTKDHIFDSVGHLIQYHMENNLPIISSGSEVSLKQPVRKEGNMGHTQYHK, encoded by the exons ATGAGAGAACGCAGCCAGCAGAGCCTCGGTGGACACGTCCTGTATGTAGGGTTATTCAGACATCCAGGAATGCTGCACAGGGCTAAGTACAGCCGATTCAGGAATGATTCCATAACCTCCCTAGATGAAGGCACACAAAATACGTCTTTAAATATCAAAggttcttcctcctcttcccactcTTCAACACCCAATTTACTGACAGAAGATGTGTCCCTGGGGCCGCAGGACACCTGCACCACGCTGTGCACGCTGATCCCCCGGATGGCCAACATCAAACTTGCCAACCCATCCAATCTGCCGGGCCTGAAAAGCTTCTGCCTGGGAACCAAAGAGGTGCCACGAATTAAACTCACGGAGTGCGTTACCATCCCCAGCAGCCCGACCTCGCCTGAGATCAGCTGCCTGTCGGCCTCCTACCCCCAGCCCGACCTGGACAAGCTGGTCCTGAccccaaaggcagcaggtgACTGTGCtgaggaggctgctgtgggcaggcaggacaggggcCTGGCCCAGAGCAATGAGAGCACGTACAGCCAGGAGCCAGGAACCACCTACAGCGTGCGG TACATGGGCTGTATTGAGGTGCTGCAGTCAATGAGATCCCTGGACTTTGGCACACGAACACAAGTTACCAG ggAAGCAATAAGCCGACTGTGTGAAGCTGTGGCGGGTACAAATGGAGCTATAAAAAAGAGGAAG CCTCCAGTGAAGTTTCTGTCTTCTGTACTTGGCAAAAGTAACCTTCAGTTTTCTGGCATGAATATAAAGCTGACCATTTCAACAAGCAGCCTCACTTTGATTAATGCTGACACGCAGCAG ATTATTGCCAACCATCATATGCAGTccatctcatttgcttctggAGGTGACCCA GATACAACAGACTACGTGGCATATGTAGCAAAAGACCCTGTTAATCAGAGAG CATGCCACATCCTGGAATGTCCTAATGGGATGGCACAGGAGGTGATCAACACCATAGGCCAGGCTTTTGAGCTCCGGTTCAGACAGTACCTGAAGAACCCATCTAGCCTGGTTACATCTAATGAAAG tgaggcAGCAAATGCTAATGGATCAGCTGGGAATTCACAGGAGAGGGAGGATCATCATGAATATTACAACGAAATTCCAGGGAAGGAGCCTCCCACCGGCGGAGTGTTAGACATGCGAGTGAAGGTGCAGACAGACCCAAGGGCCAAGTGTCCTGTCCAGTGCAAAAAGCAGTATTGCTCA ACAGGCAGCCCAACCTTCATCAATATATATGAAAACTGtccagaagaaaacaaaactgtgg aGTTACCGGAACCTGTTCAGCAGAGTGCCACAAGCAACACAGCTGGtctctgtgctctgccacaAATAAAGCAACAGCTAAAGAATGAAGATTGTTACCATGGCAAATTgaacaggaaagcagcagagagcctCTTAGTCAACGACGGGGATTTTCTGGTACGAGAAAGCACAACGTCACCTGGTCAGTATGTCCTCAGTGgactgcagggagggcaggcaaAGCATCTACTCTTGGTGGATCCTGAGGGCAAG GTGAGAACCAAAGATCATATATTTGATAGTGTGGGTCATCTTATTCAGTATcacatggaaaataatttgcCAATCATCTCTTCTGGAAGTGAAGTGAGCTTGAAGCAGCCTGTAAGGAAAGAGGGTAATATGGGACATACACAGTATCACAAATAA